The DNA sequence GCACAGCCGATCAGCGCGACGGCGATGACCTGCGCGAGCGCGGCCGAACCGATGTCGTAGCGGTCCCGCACGGCCTCGACCGCACCGTTGATCACGGAACTGTCGTAGCCGAAGAGGAAACCGCCCATCGCGGCCGCCGCCGCGATGAAGATGACGTGCCCGAGATGTTCGGGATGAGCCGTCCTGGCTCCTGATGTCTGTGCCTGCGCGGTGCTGGTCACGTGTACTCCTCGGGCCACCGGCAACATCGCCGGATGGGGGGTCAGCCCTTCGAGGTCCAGCTGAAGGTACCTGAAGGTGAAAGCAACGTTTCAGAGACTATGCCTTCAACTTTTGAAGTCAATAGGCGATGCATTGTGAGTTACGAGACGCACCACACCTGAAGGATGTTCAGAACTTGAAGGGTTTGTGTCGCTCTAGCGCAGACGCTGGCTGATGACCTTGGACACGCCGTCGCCCTGCATGGAGACGCCGTACAACGCGTCGGCGACCTCCATGGTGCGCTTCTGGTGCGTGATCACGATCAGCTGTGAGGCCTCCTGCAGCTCCTGCATGATCCGGATCAGCCGCTGGAGGTTGGTGTCGTCGAGGGCGGCCTCGACCTCGTCCATGACGTAGAACGGGCTGGGCCGCGCCTTGAAGATCGACACGAGCATCGCCACGGCGGTCAGCGACCGCTCGCCGCCGGAGAGCAGCGACAGCCGCTTGACCTTCTTGCCCGGCGGACGCGCCTCGACGTCCACGCCCGTGGTGAGCATGTGGTCGGGGTCGGTCAGCACCAGGCGCCCCTCACCGCCGGGGAACAGCCGGGAGAAGACGCCCTCGAACTCGCGGGCGGTGTCCCGGAAGGCCTCGGTGAAGACCTGCTCGACGCGTTCGTCGACCTCCTTGACGACCTGGAGCAGGTCCGCGCGGGTCTTCTTCAGGTCCTCCAGCTGCTCGCTGAGGAACTGGTGCCGTTCTTCCAGCGCCGCGAACTCCTCCAGGGCGAGCGGGTTCACCTTGCCGAGCTGCTGGTAGGCGCGCTCGGCGGCCTTCAGTCGCTTCTCCTGCTCGGCCCGCACGAAGGGGCGGGGCCTGTTGCGCGGGTGCTCCGGGTCCTCCGGGAGCTGTTCGCCCTCGGCGGGGGGCGAGGGCGGCACGAGCTGGTGCGGGCCGTACTCCGACACCAGCCCGGCCGGTTCGACACCCAGCTCCTCCAGCGCCCTGGTCTCCAGCTGCTCCATCCGCAGCCGCTTCTCGGCGCCGAGTACCTCGCCGCGGTGAACCGAATCCGTCAACTTGTCGAGGTCCGCCTTGAGATCGCGCCCCTCGGTGCGGGCGCGGGCGAGGTCCTGCTCGCGGCGGGCCTTGGCGGCCTCGGCGGCGGTGCGCTCCTCGTCGGCGCGGGCCAGGGAGACCTCGACGTGCGCGAGCAGCTGCCGGGCACCGGAGGCGACGGCGCCGGCGACGGCCGCCTCGTGCCGCAGCCGGGCCCGTCGCTGCTCGGCCCGCGCGCGTGCCTCGCGCTCGGCGCGGGCCGCCCGGTCCAGGGAGTCGGCGCGCCCGGCGAGCCCCTTGACCCGCTCCTCGTGCGTACGGAGCTGGAGGCGGGCCTCCATCTCGGTCTGGCGGGCGTTGGCCCCGTCGGCGGCCAGCCGGTCGCGCACGGAGGTGTCGGGTTCCTCCTCGAACGGCATCTCCTCCGCGACGGCGAGCCGTTCGGCGAGTTCCTCGACCTCGCCGAGTGCCGTGTCGAGGGCCTCCTGCGCCCGGGTGGCCGCGGCACCGGCCCGTTCGGCCTCCCCGGCGGCGCCGCGCGCCTGCCCGGCGAGCCGGCCGAGCTGCTGGGCGACGGAGGACTTCTCCCGGTCGGCGGCCCGGCGCCGCTCCCCCAGCTCCTCGACGAGCGTCTGGCACTCCCGGCGGCGTTCGGCCGCCGCCTCCTGCGCCTCGGCCAGCTCCGCGCACCGCACGGCCAGCTCGTCCAGCTCGGCGGCGGCCTCGTCCACGGACGCCCGCACTTCCAGCAGGCTCGGGGCCCCGGCGGACCCGCCGTGCGCGAAGTGCGCGCCCAGCAGATCGCCCTCGGCGGTCACGGCCGTCCACTCGGGCCGCGCGTACACCACCTCCTCGGCCTCCTCGAGGGTGGCGACGACGACGATCCCCCGCAGCAGCCGGCGTACGGCGGGCATCAGCTCGGCGGGTCCCCGCACCAGGTCGGCGGCGTGGGGCGGCCCGTCGGTGTGCTCGGGGCGGTCCGCGTCGTCGGGGACGCCGGTGAGCAGCAGCGCCGCCCGGCCGGCGTCCTGTTTGCGCAGGAGGCGGATGGCGTCGGCGGCGGCGGAGGGGGTGGTGACGGCGAGGGCGTCGGCGGCGGCGCCGAAGGCGGCGGCCAGGGCGGTCTCGTGGCCGGGGGTGACGGTGAGGAGTTCGGCGGCGGGGCCGAGGAGCCCGGAGAGCCGGTCCCGTGCGGCGAGCAGGGCGCCGGTGCCGTCCTTGCGGCGCAGGCCCAGGGCCAGGGCGTCGTGGCGGGCCCGGGTGGCGGCGCGGGCGCGTTCGGCGGCGGTGGCCGCCTCGCGGGCGGCGGTGAGGGCGGTCTCGGCCTCGGCCAGCCGCTGTCTGGCCGTCTCGTGCCGCTCGGCGAGTTCGGCGTCCCCGGCGTCCAGGCCGTCGACCTCGGCCTGGAGGGTCTCGTACTCCTCCTGGGCGGCGGCGGCCCGTTCGCGGGCCTCGTCGCGGGCGGCGGCCAGGCGCTCGATCTCGGCCTGCGCGGCGGCGGCGCGCGAACGGGCCGCGCCGACCTGTCCCTTGAGCCGGGCCAGTCCCTCCCTCCGGTCGGCGATGGCCCGCGCGACGTCCTTCAGGCGCCGTTCCTCCTGGGCGAGTTCGCGTTCCAGCTCGGCGCGGTGGGCGACCGTGTCCTCCAGGGCGCGTTCGGCCGCCTCCAGGGCGGCCTCCAGCTCGGCCTCCTGCTCGCGGACGCGGGCGGCCTCGCGCTCCATGTCCTCCGGGTCCCGGCCGCGCCGCTCCTCGGGGGGCGCGGAGGTCGCGCTCTTCACGCGCGCGTCGGCCAGGGAGATGGTGCCGCGCACCCGCTCGGCGAGCTGGGACAGCTCGTACCAGGTCTGCTGGGCGTTCCGCAGCCGCGGGGTGAGCCGGCGGACCTCGTCCTCCAGCAGGGCCTCCCGCTGGAGGGCCTTCCTCAGCTCGGTCTCGGCCGCCTCCTTGCGTTCCTTGAGGGCGGCCTCGTCGGCGATCTCGGCCCGCAGCGCCTCGCGCAGCCGGACGAGGTCGTCGGCGAGCAGGCGCAGCCGGGCGTCGCGCAGGTCGGCCTGGATGACGGCGGCCCGGCGGGCGACCGCGGCCTGCCGGCCCAGGGGCTTGAGCTGCCGCCGCAGCTCGTCGGTGAGGTCCTGCACGCGGGCGAGGTTGGCCTGCATCGCGTCCAGCTTGCGCAGCGCCTTCTCCTTGCGCTTGCGGTGCTTGAGGACGCCGGCCGCCTCCTCGATGAAGGCGCGGCGGCCCATGGGGTCGGCGTGCAGGACGGAGTCGAGCTGGCCCTGGCCGACGATGACGTGCATCTCGCGGCCGATGCCGGAGTCGGAGAGCAGTTCCTGGATGTCCAGGAGGCGGCAGGTGTCACCGTTGATCTGGTATTCGCTGCCGCCGTTGCGGAACATGATCCGCGTGATGGT is a window from the Streptomyces capillispiralis genome containing:
- the smc gene encoding chromosome segregation protein SMC, whose amino-acid sequence is MHLKALTLRGFKSFASATTLRFEPGITCVVGPNGSGKSNVVDALSWVMGEQGAKSLRGGKMEDVIFAGTTGRPPLGRAEVSLTIDNSDGALPIEYAEVTITRIMFRNGGSEYQINGDTCRLLDIQELLSDSGIGREMHVIVGQGQLDSVLHADPMGRRAFIEEAAGVLKHRKRKEKALRKLDAMQANLARVQDLTDELRRQLKPLGRQAAVARRAAVIQADLRDARLRLLADDLVRLREALRAEIADEAALKERKEAAETELRKALQREALLEDEVRRLTPRLRNAQQTWYELSQLAERVRGTISLADARVKSATSAPPEERRGRDPEDMEREAARVREQEAELEAALEAAERALEDTVAHRAELERELAQEERRLKDVARAIADRREGLARLKGQVGAARSRAAAAQAEIERLAAARDEARERAAAAQEEYETLQAEVDGLDAGDAELAERHETARQRLAEAETALTAAREAATAAERARAATRARHDALALGLRRKDGTGALLAARDRLSGLLGPAAELLTVTPGHETALAAAFGAAADALAVTTPSAAADAIRLLRKQDAGRAALLLTGVPDDADRPEHTDGPPHAADLVRGPAELMPAVRRLLRGIVVVATLEEAEEVVYARPEWTAVTAEGDLLGAHFAHGGSAGAPSLLEVRASVDEAAAELDELAVRCAELAEAQEAAAERRRECQTLVEELGERRRAADREKSSVAQQLGRLAGQARGAAGEAERAGAAATRAQEALDTALGEVEELAERLAVAEEMPFEEEPDTSVRDRLAADGANARQTEMEARLQLRTHEERVKGLAGRADSLDRAARAEREARARAEQRRARLRHEAAVAGAVASGARQLLAHVEVSLARADEERTAAEAAKARREQDLARARTEGRDLKADLDKLTDSVHRGEVLGAEKRLRMEQLETRALEELGVEPAGLVSEYGPHQLVPPSPPAEGEQLPEDPEHPRNRPRPFVRAEQEKRLKAAERAYQQLGKVNPLALEEFAALEERHQFLSEQLEDLKKTRADLLQVVKEVDERVEQVFTEAFRDTAREFEGVFSRLFPGGEGRLVLTDPDHMLTTGVDVEARPPGKKVKRLSLLSGGERSLTAVAMLVSIFKARPSPFYVMDEVEAALDDTNLQRLIRIMQELQEASQLIVITHQKRTMEVADALYGVSMQGDGVSKVISQRLR